From the Thermovirga lienii DSM 17291 genome, one window contains:
- a CDS encoding Uncharacterized protein family UPF0029, Impact, N-terminal (PFAM: Uncharacterized protein family UPF0029~TIGRFAM: uncharacterized protein, YigZ family~COGs: COG1739 conserved hypothetical protein~InterPro IPR001498: IPR020569~KEGG: aco:Amico_1848 protein of unknown function UPF0029~PFAM: Uncharacterised protein family UPF0029, Impact, N-terminal~SPTR: Thymidylate synthase) has product MDRSDTYWEPQKSVSVELKEKRSFFIASVGITRSEEEAKEFIREINRKFKDATHNCWAYRVGVERVVEYYSDAGEPSGTAGKPILGAIQHAGVTNATIVVTRYFGGIKLGVRGLIDAYGRSATLALEEAGKVMRRVSLNALVVLGYENTRAFMAQLKEIGVQEDLIESSYSVNVTLRFPVPKSFVPQAEELFKGYEARNLLISWAWEN; this is encoded by the coding sequence ATGGATCGTAGCGATACCTACTGGGAGCCTCAAAAGAGTGTCTCCGTGGAGCTCAAGGAAAAAAGATCCTTCTTCATAGCTTCTGTGGGGATTACCAGGAGCGAGGAAGAGGCAAAGGAGTTCATAAGAGAGATAAACAGAAAATTCAAAGATGCAACCCACAACTGCTGGGCCTACAGGGTCGGCGTGGAGAGGGTAGTGGAGTATTATTCCGACGCCGGAGAGCCCTCAGGGACGGCAGGAAAGCCCATCCTTGGTGCAATCCAACATGCAGGCGTCACCAACGCCACGATCGTGGTAACGAGGTACTTTGGGGGCATAAAGCTGGGGGTGAGGGGCCTTATAGATGCCTACGGCAGGAGCGCGACCTTGGCCTTGGAGGAGGCCGGGAAGGTCATGCGGAGGGTAAGTTTGAACGCCCTTGTCGTCTTGGGCTACGAGAATACAAGGGCGTTTATGGCTCAACTTAAGGAGATTGGCGTTCAAGAGGACTTGATTGAGTCATCTTACAGTGTTAATGTTACGCTGCGTTTTCCAGTGCCCAAAAGTTTCGTACCTCAGGCGGAGGAGCTCTTCAAGGGGTACGAGGCCAGGAATCTATTGATTTCCTGGGCTTGGGAAAACTGA